The DNA segment ATCAGAGTAACAGTGTTGCGATTGAACGTTGGTTTGCGTCGTGAATCGGGAGAATCATGCCAACCATGCTTAACAATCTGACATCAGACCAAAAACGTGATGGCCAATTGGAGTGAGCCGGGTTCATACCGCTCACACCGCTTCCCAAAATGGCGACGTGTGGAGGACAGTGCCGCCCACGACGCATATTCATATTTAGAGCCCCGAAGATGAACAGAGGTTGAAGCTCGAGAATCTCTAAACCTTAAGCCCAGCCGCCGCCATCAAAGCCAACGTGCTCGCGTCAAAGTCACCCTCACCGCTGTCGATCGATTTCGCCATGGCTTTGCCCAATTCGACACCGAATTGATCAAACGGGTTGATGCCCATCAACACCGCCGCGGCAAAAGTGCGGTGTTCATGGAACGCGATCATCGCGCCGAAAGTGGCAGCATCGATATCATCCAGCAAGAACATCGCAGAAGGACGGTCACCGGGATAATTGCGAGCGGGATCGTCCGATTGCTTGCCAGCCATCAGCGCCGCCCCTTGCGCAAGGCAATTCAACAACAAATTGCGATGATGCGCCGGGTCCAATTCATCGCCGGGTGCAACGGTTGCGATGAAATCGACCGGGATCAAATGCGTCCCTTGGTGCAGCAATTGGAACACGGCGTGTTGAGCATCGGTGCCCACCCCGCCCCACGTTACCGGCGCGGTGGGTTGGGTGATGGGCCCGCCATCGGCACGAACGCTTTTGCCGTTCGATTCCATTTCCAGCTGTTGCAGATAGTCCGGCAGCAAAGCGAGGCGTTCGTCATACGCGAACACCGCGCGTGTCTGACACCCGCGAATACGCGTGTAATACAGATCACCGAACGCGGCGAGCAAAGGCGCATTGGTCCGCCCATTGGCCCCGCGGAAATGTGTATCGATCGCCTGGGCGCCCGCCAACATCGCTTGAAAATCTTCCATACCCACGGCCAAAGCGACCGGGAAACCGATGCTGGACCAGAGTGAATAGCGGCCACCGACGCTTTCGGGAAACGGCAGGATGCGTGTTTCATCCACGCCAAAATCCACCGCACCTTGCGGGTTTGCGGTCAGGGCGACGATCCGACCCGAAGGATCATCCACTTTGTTATCCGCCAACCATTTTAGCGCGCTGTTCGCGTTGGTCATGGTTTCGGTCGTTGTGAAAGTCTTGGATGCCACCGCGATCAACGTGGTTTCCGGGTCACAGGCGGCAAACGCTTGTTCTAGCGCCAGGCCATCGATGTTCGAAACGACATGGACATCAACCAGTTTCAAATCGCGGGTCAACGCATCCACCGCCAAGGCAGGTCCCAGCGCTGATCCGCCAATGCCGATATGGATGAGGTGTTTGATTGTGCCCAACGCCCCTTCGTGGATCGCTTCGACCAACATTCCCATCCGCGCCAGCAACGCTTCGGCTTCTTCGACGTCCGCTTCGGTGCCGCTGCCGCGCATTGCGCCATGAGTTGCGGGTCGCCCTTCGGTGGGGTTTACAATGCCACCATCAAACAACGCATCACGCGCCGCATCGAAACCGGCGGTCTGCGCCAAATCTTCGAACACATCCAAGGCCGCATCGTCCAGATGGGTCTTTGACCAATCCAGCAACATCCCCAATTGCCCCAATTCGCCCAGATCCGCGTCGATCCGTTGGCTCATTTTGGCAACGCGATCGCCATCGGCGGCAAACAGGTCAGAAAGCGTGGTTTGCGGCAATTT comes from the Erythrobacter sp. Alg231-14 genome and includes:
- the pgi gene encoding glucose-6-phosphate isomerase; translation: MTDHTKITDAWTRLAKLPQTTLSDLFAADGDRVAKMSQRIDADLGELGQLGMLLDWSKTHLDDAALDVFEDLAQTAGFDAARDALFDGGIVNPTEGRPATHGAMRGSGTEADVEEAEALLARMGMLVEAIHEGALGTIKHLIHIGIGGSALGPALAVDALTRDLKLVDVHVVSNIDGLALEQAFAACDPETTLIAVASKTFTTTETMTNANSALKWLADNKVDDPSGRIVALTANPQGAVDFGVDETRILPFPESVGGRYSLWSSIGFPVALAVGMEDFQAMLAGAQAIDTHFRGANGRTNAPLLAAFGDLYYTRIRGCQTRAVFAYDERLALLPDYLQQLEMESNGKSVRADGGPITQPTAPVTWGGVGTDAQHAVFQLLHQGTHLIPVDFIATVAPGDELDPAHHRNLLLNCLAQGAALMAGKQSDDPARNYPGDRPSAMFLLDDIDAATFGAMIAFHEHRTFAAAVLMGINPFDQFGVELGKAMAKSIDSGEGDFDASTLALMAAAGLKV